The Flavobacterium piscisymbiosum genome includes a region encoding these proteins:
- a CDS encoding rhamnogalacturonan acetylesterase — MKYYLFIICLITTASFAQKTTIYTIGDSTMANKKDPDKNPEHGWAQVLQLFFKDNFVVENKAVNGRSTKSFINEKRWDSIYNKLKKGDYVFIEFGHNDEKIEDSTRYTNPHTSYRYNLIRFVKESREKGATPILLTSIARRNFNEKGVLVPTHGDYPLETRLVAQEYKVPFIDLEYYTELLEQSYGPEKSKELHLHFKAGENSYYSKDKADDTHLSLKGATTIAQIVINQIKKIEDPSVEKLKKGIK, encoded by the coding sequence ATGAAATATTATCTATTTATTATCTGCCTGATTACCACAGCAAGTTTTGCACAAAAAACAACTATATATACCATTGGAGATTCTACAATGGCGAACAAAAAAGACCCGGACAAAAATCCTGAGCATGGATGGGCTCAGGTTTTGCAACTTTTTTTTAAAGATAATTTTGTTGTCGAAAATAAAGCGGTAAATGGCCGAAGTACCAAAAGTTTTATCAACGAAAAGCGTTGGGATTCTATTTATAATAAGCTAAAAAAAGGTGATTATGTTTTTATTGAATTTGGACATAATGACGAAAAAATAGAGGATTCTACACGATACACAAATCCGCATACAAGTTACCGTTATAATTTAATTCGGTTTGTAAAAGAAAGTCGTGAAAAAGGAGCAACGCCAATATTGTTAACCTCTATTGCAAGACGTAATTTTAATGAAAAAGGTGTCTTAGTACCAACACATGGAGATTATCCGTTAGAAACAAGATTAGTTGCGCAGGAATACAAAGTTCCTTTTATTGATCTGGAATATTATACAGAATTGCTTGAACAATCTTACGGGCCAGAAAAATCAAAAGAATTGCATTTGCATTTTAAAGCAGGTGAAAACTCATATTACAGTAAGGACAAAGCTGATGACACACACCTTTCATTAAAAGGAGCTACTACTATTGCTCAAATTGTTATTAATCAGATTAAAAAAATAGAAGATCCTTCGGTAGAAAAACTTAAAAAAGGGATTAAATAA
- a CDS encoding glycoside hydrolase family 28 protein: MNFKCLIFLLVSWTSFAQQTEFPSAKVDAIVNRIQLPVIPSYQINVLKLGAKGDSVTNNKLVFDKAMALCKKNNGGTIVVPKGIYKINGPIHFVSNVNLKIEKGAKIKFSDNPEDYLPMVLTSWEGTMLYNYSPLIYAYECSNIAITGEGAIDGEGGKTWKSFKAKEGTGKNLSREMNHNNVPIKDRKFGEGYFLRPQMIQFFNSKNILVEGIRIENSPFWCLHLLKSQSITVRGVSYKSLNYNNDGIDPEYAKDVLIENVTFDNGDDNVAIKAGRDHEGRANSATPSEDIVIRNCNFKGLHGVVIGSEMSAGVQNVYVENCKTVGYLKRGIYLKTNADRGGFIKNIFVRNIQLDEVEDCLYITANYHGEGKGFQSEISNVSFSNITCNKATASGIVIQGFPDKKVRNISLNNIDIKWAKNAISSTNAENVVLNEVFIGEKATVPSAAK; encoded by the coding sequence ATGAATTTTAAGTGTCTCATTTTTCTATTGGTTTCATGGACTTCTTTTGCGCAGCAGACTGAATTTCCATCTGCAAAAGTAGATGCTATTGTTAATAGAATTCAGCTTCCTGTAATTCCTTCTTATCAAATAAATGTTTTGAAATTAGGAGCCAAAGGAGATTCTGTTACCAATAACAAATTGGTATTTGATAAAGCCATGGCATTGTGCAAAAAGAATAATGGCGGTACTATAGTTGTTCCTAAAGGAATTTATAAAATCAATGGTCCAATTCATTTTGTCAGTAACGTTAACCTTAAAATTGAAAAAGGCGCCAAGATTAAATTCAGCGATAATCCAGAAGATTATTTGCCAATGGTATTAACGAGTTGGGAAGGTACAATGTTGTACAATTATAGCCCGTTAATATACGCTTACGAATGCTCTAATATTGCCATAACAGGAGAAGGAGCAATTGATGGCGAAGGAGGAAAGACCTGGAAAAGCTTTAAAGCTAAAGAAGGAACAGGAAAGAACTTAAGCCGCGAGATGAATCATAACAATGTTCCAATTAAAGACAGAAAATTTGGCGAGGGCTATTTTTTACGTCCGCAAATGATTCAGTTTTTTAATAGCAAGAACATTTTGGTAGAGGGTATTCGTATCGAAAATTCTCCATTTTGGTGTTTACATTTATTAAAATCACAAAGTATTACGGTTCGCGGAGTGAGTTATAAATCATTAAATTATAATAACGACGGGATTGATCCTGAATATGCAAAAGATGTTTTAATCGAAAATGTAACGTTTGATAATGGTGATGACAATGTGGCCATTAAAGCAGGAAGAGATCATGAAGGAAGAGCAAATTCAGCTACCCCAAGTGAAGATATTGTGATAAGAAATTGCAATTTCAAAGGACTACATGGCGTTGTAATAGGAAGCGAAATGTCTGCGGGAGTTCAAAATGTATATGTCGAAAATTGTAAAACCGTTGGTTATTTAAAAAGAGGTATTTACTTGAAAACCAATGCGGATCGGGGCGGTTTTATTAAAAACATTTTTGTTCGAAACATTCAACTCGATGAGGTAGAAGATTGCTTGTATATCACGGCAAACTACCACGGAGAAGGAAAAGGTTTTCAGTCTGAAATATCAAATGTTTCGTTTTCGAATATTACCTGCAATAAAGCCACGGCATCAGGAATTGTAATTCAGGGATTTCCGGATAAAAAAGTTCGAAATATCTCTTTAAACAATATAGACATAAAGTGGGCGAAAAATGCCATTTCAAGTACGAATGCTGAAAATGTAGTTTTAAACGAAGTTTTTATAGGAGAAAAAGCTACGGTTCCTTCGGCAGCAAAATAG
- the pelA gene encoding pectate lyase — translation MVLLKKYIVLVLFSICFAVNAQNTYKNWPDIIRKSDAGWFGTEEAKKIAENVLLYQRDIGGWPKNIQMQQELTPQQKKDLQALKKSTKEITTDNSATCQEMLFMSKMYAQVKDERYKDSFLKGLNYLFEAQYSNGGWPQFYPLKKGYYTHITYNDDSMVNILNIMKHVSDDTDFYSIKPSKETIEKAKKSFDKGIDCILKTQYKQNGVLTAWCAQHDEVTFAPANARAFELASLSGYESAKIVLLLMSIEKPSAEIITAVKSAHAWFEKTKITNLEEKRILNDEGKIIDKNMIVTQNAAPIWARFMELDNNEPFFSDRDGVKKKSLDEIGAERRNGYSWYTDAPKEVLKKFPAWAIKNGVKLTSAASVDKKKANFFTVALDGSGDFTKIQEAINACPSFPYEKVTVFVKNGIYNEKIRIPEWNTHLALVGESKENTIITFDDNFSKINTGRNSTFFTYTILVEGDDFSASNLTIKNASGDNGQAIALSLVANRAQVSNCSILGNQDTLYLSGKNAKQYFKDCYIEGTTDFIFGSATALFENCEIRSIKNSYITAASTPQDTTFGFVFKNCKLTAEPAATAVYLGRPWRIYAKTVYIDCDMGKHIRPEGWHNWSKPEAEQNAFYAEYNGKGEGFQPTKRVSWSNQLTKKEAAKYTIENILKDSIANWYSK, via the coding sequence ATGGTTTTATTAAAAAAATATATAGTATTAGTGCTATTTAGTATTTGTTTTGCTGTAAATGCTCAAAACACTTATAAAAACTGGCCGGATATTATTCGCAAAAGCGATGCTGGCTGGTTTGGCACAGAAGAAGCTAAAAAGATAGCAGAGAATGTTTTGTTGTATCAAAGAGATATTGGCGGATGGCCAAAGAATATTCAGATGCAGCAAGAGTTAACCCCGCAGCAAAAAAAGGATTTACAGGCGCTTAAAAAGTCAACAAAAGAAATTACAACAGACAACAGCGCAACCTGTCAGGAGATGCTTTTTATGTCTAAAATGTACGCACAGGTTAAAGATGAGCGTTATAAAGATTCTTTTTTAAAAGGTTTAAACTATTTATTTGAGGCACAATATAGTAATGGAGGCTGGCCTCAGTTTTATCCATTAAAAAAGGGATATTATACACATATTACATACAATGATGATTCGATGGTGAATATCTTAAACATCATGAAACATGTAAGTGACGATACTGATTTTTATAGCATAAAACCTTCAAAAGAAACTATCGAAAAAGCTAAAAAATCTTTCGATAAAGGAATTGATTGTATCCTAAAAACGCAATACAAACAAAACGGAGTTTTAACCGCGTGGTGCGCACAACACGATGAAGTTACTTTTGCTCCGGCAAACGCAAGAGCTTTTGAATTGGCATCTTTAAGCGGGTATGAATCGGCTAAAATTGTATTGCTTTTAATGTCGATAGAAAAACCTTCGGCAGAAATAATTACAGCGGTTAAAAGCGCTCACGCTTGGTTCGAAAAAACAAAAATCACCAATCTTGAAGAGAAACGTATTTTAAACGATGAAGGGAAAATTATAGACAAGAATATGATTGTCACTCAAAATGCGGCACCAATTTGGGCAAGATTTATGGAACTGGATAATAATGAACCATTTTTTAGTGATCGTGATGGAGTTAAGAAAAAATCTCTTGATGAAATTGGTGCAGAACGCAGAAATGGCTATTCATGGTACACCGATGCACCAAAAGAAGTATTGAAAAAATTTCCTGCATGGGCCATTAAAAACGGAGTAAAACTTACTTCTGCAGCGTCTGTAGATAAAAAAAAAGCTAACTTTTTTACTGTTGCTTTAGACGGTTCAGGCGATTTTACAAAAATTCAGGAAGCTATAAATGCTTGTCCTTCTTTTCCGTATGAAAAAGTGACTGTGTTTGTAAAAAACGGAATTTACAATGAAAAGATCCGAATTCCCGAGTGGAATACTCATTTAGCACTAGTTGGAGAAAGCAAGGAAAATACCATTATTACTTTTGATGATAATTTTTCGAAGATTAATACAGGAAGAAACAGTACTTTTTTTACTTATACAATTTTGGTTGAAGGGGACGATTTTTCGGCCTCCAATTTAACCATTAAAAATGCATCGGGAGACAATGGCCAGGCTATTGCTTTATCTCTTGTAGCCAATCGCGCTCAGGTATCAAATTGTAGTATTTTAGGCAATCAGGATACTTTGTATTTGTCTGGAAAAAATGCCAAACAATATTTTAAAGATTGTTATATCGAAGGAACAACAGATTTTATTTTTGGAAGTGCTACCGCTTTATTCGAAAATTGTGAAATCAGAAGTATCAAAAACTCTTATATCACGGCCGCTTCAACACCACAGGATACTACTTTTGGATTTGTTTTTAAAAATTGTAAACTTACGGCTGAACCAGCAGCAACGGCAGTTTATTTAGGAAGGCCGTGGCGTATTTATGCCAAAACCGTTTATATTGACTGTGATATGGGAAAGCATATCAGACCCGAAGGCTGGCATAACTGGTCGAAACCGGAAGCAGAGCAAAATGCTTTTTATGCTGAGTATAATGGCAAAGGCGAAGGTTTTCAGCCTACAAAAAGAGTTTCATGGTCAAATCAGCTTACAAAGAAAGAAGCTGCAAAATATACAATAGAAAATATCTTAAAAGATTCGATTGCTAATTGGTATTCGAAGTAA
- a CDS encoding glycoside hydrolase family 43 protein produces MKNIKALFLLLALFSIQKNFAQVWVPDNGDGTYTNPIIHADYSDPDVVRVGDDFYMTASSFNCIPGLPILHSKDLVNWKILSYALPKQPPFDFFNKVQHGNGVWAPSITFHNNEFYIYYPDPDFGIYMIKAKKAEGPWSEPLLVKEGKGLIDPSPLWDDDGKVYLVHAFAGSRAQIKSLIVVCSMNEEGTIANNDEVMVIDGHESEGTIEGPKFYKRNGYYYIFAPAGGVSTGWQTVLRSKNVFGPYEKKNVLEQGKTTVNGPHQGAWVQTQTGEDWFIHFQDKGAYGRIVHLQPMKWEKDWPVMGQDFDKNGIGEPVTTFKKPNVGKKHPIETPAESDEFNEPKLGLQWQWQANSQTNWGFPSSLGYLNLFCLPTIKESNKIFEAPNLLLQKFPAEEFTVTTKMTFNTRLNGESTGLIIMGLDYSYLNLRNDNGKLYLNQKTGTFDKKVAESETTPVLIKNNIIYLRVKIKKGGICNFFYSLDDKKYESIGSEFISKEGKWIGAKVGLFALSEKVTNDSGNVAVDWFRVTK; encoded by the coding sequence ATGAAAAATATAAAAGCTCTCTTTCTTTTATTAGCCCTATTTTCGATACAAAAGAATTTCGCTCAGGTTTGGGTGCCGGATAATGGAGACGGAACGTATACAAACCCTATAATTCATGCCGATTATTCGGATCCTGATGTGGTACGAGTAGGGGATGATTTTTATATGACAGCATCGTCTTTTAATTGTATTCCCGGATTACCAATTTTGCATTCTAAAGATCTTGTAAACTGGAAGATTTTAAGTTATGCTTTGCCCAAACAGCCTCCGTTTGACTTTTTTAATAAAGTACAGCATGGCAATGGCGTGTGGGCTCCAAGTATTACTTTTCATAATAATGAATTTTATATTTACTATCCTGATCCTGATTTTGGAATTTACATGATTAAAGCCAAAAAAGCAGAAGGACCATGGTCTGAACCTCTTTTGGTAAAAGAAGGCAAAGGACTTATCGATCCTAGTCCTTTGTGGGATGATGACGGGAAAGTATATCTTGTTCATGCCTTTGCAGGAAGTCGTGCGCAAATTAAAAGTCTGATTGTAGTTTGCAGCATGAACGAGGAAGGAACAATTGCCAATAATGACGAAGTAATGGTTATTGACGGTCATGAAAGTGAAGGTACAATCGAGGGACCTAAATTTTATAAACGAAATGGTTACTATTACATTTTTGCTCCTGCCGGTGGGGTTTCTACAGGTTGGCAAACTGTTTTAAGATCAAAAAATGTTTTTGGACCTTATGAAAAAAAGAACGTTCTCGAGCAAGGAAAAACAACCGTAAATGGTCCGCATCAGGGTGCCTGGGTGCAAACCCAAACCGGAGAAGACTGGTTTATTCATTTTCAGGACAAAGGTGCTTACGGAAGAATTGTACATCTTCAGCCTATGAAATGGGAAAAAGACTGGCCAGTTATGGGACAGGATTTTGATAAAAACGGAATTGGGGAGCCAGTTACAACATTCAAAAAACCAAACGTAGGAAAGAAACATCCAATAGAAACTCCTGCAGAATCTGATGAGTTTAATGAACCAAAATTAGGTTTGCAATGGCAATGGCAGGCGAATTCTCAAACCAATTGGGGTTTTCCGTCAAGTTTAGGATACCTTAATTTATTTTGTTTGCCAACTATAAAAGAAAGCAATAAGATATTTGAAGCGCCTAATTTATTGCTGCAAAAATTTCCTGCCGAAGAATTTACCGTAACGACAAAAATGACATTTAATACACGTTTAAATGGCGAATCGACTGGACTAATCATTATGGGATTGGATTATAGTTATCTGAATTTAAGAAACGATAATGGCAAATTATATTTGAACCAGAAAACAGGAACTTTCGATAAAAAAGTTGCTGAAAGCGAAACCACTCCTGTTTTAATAAAAAACAATATTATTTATCTTAGGGTAAAAATTAAAAAAGGCGGAATCTGTAATTTCTTTTATAGTTTAGATGATAAAAAATATGAATCGATTGGTTCTGAATTTATATCGAAAGAAGGAAAATGGATTGGTGCCAAAGTCGGTCTTTTTGCCTTGAGCGAAAAAGTAACAAATGATTCGGGAAATGTTGCGGTAGATTGGTTTAGAGTAACAAAGTAA
- a CDS encoding glycoside hydrolase family 88/105 protein has translation MKNTKRHSYFTSVVLVCLIAFTSCKVTSQEPAKKEIVISKSLKWSDKMALTLMKRHPEAYMIDDSKKPKWDYVHALVLHSIEELYKKNPDSRYKTYIRGYVDELVQNDGTIKTYELDKYNIDLVVPGRLLFNIYAESKEEKYLKAMQLVRKQILEQPRTQSGGFWHKKIYPNQMWLDGLYMGEPFYAQYTLTFENGDKFDDIAKQFEVIQSHATDPKTGLLYHAWDESKQMPWANKETGNSPNFWSRALGWYVMALVDVLDYMPKDHPKQKELVKYLNNASAALAKYQDKSGLWYQVTDKGNKEGNYLEASGSSMFAYAFAKGANKGYLPASYKKLANKAFDGLTKKLIKVDADGGITLTQACQVAGLGGTPYRDGSYEYYVNEKKKDNDPKATGPFILAALELNR, from the coding sequence ATGAAAAATACTAAAAGACATAGTTATTTTACATCGGTTGTTTTAGTTTGTTTAATAGCCTTTACAAGTTGCAAAGTGACTTCTCAGGAACCTGCAAAAAAAGAAATTGTAATTTCTAAAAGTTTAAAATGGTCTGATAAAATGGCTTTGACCTTAATGAAACGCCATCCTGAAGCCTATATGATCGATGATTCGAAAAAGCCAAAATGGGATTATGTTCATGCTTTGGTTTTGCATTCGATCGAAGAATTGTACAAGAAAAATCCGGATTCAAGATACAAAACGTACATAAGAGGTTACGTAGATGAGTTAGTGCAAAATGACGGAACTATTAAAACCTACGAATTAGACAAATATAATATTGATTTGGTAGTACCCGGACGTTTGCTTTTTAATATTTATGCGGAGTCGAAAGAAGAAAAATATCTAAAAGCAATGCAGTTAGTGCGCAAACAAATTTTGGAGCAGCCACGTACACAAAGTGGTGGATTTTGGCATAAAAAAATATATCCAAACCAAATGTGGTTAGATGGTTTATATATGGGAGAACCATTTTATGCACAATATACGCTTACATTCGAAAATGGAGATAAATTTGATGATATTGCAAAACAATTTGAGGTAATTCAATCACATGCAACAGATCCAAAAACCGGATTATTGTACCATGCCTGGGACGAAAGTAAACAAATGCCATGGGCAAATAAAGAAACGGGTAATTCGCCAAATTTCTGGTCAAGAGCTTTAGGCTGGTATGTTATGGCACTAGTTGACGTATTGGATTATATGCCAAAAGATCATCCAAAACAAAAAGAATTGGTAAAGTACCTGAACAATGCATCGGCTGCTTTGGCCAAATATCAGGATAAATCAGGTTTATGGTATCAGGTAACAGACAAAGGCAATAAAGAAGGAAATTACCTTGAAGCTTCTGGATCATCAATGTTTGCTTATGCTTTTGCAAAAGGTGCCAACAAAGGATATCTTCCTGCGAGCTATAAAAAATTAGCGAACAAGGCTTTTGACGGTTTGACGAAAAAATTAATAAAAGTAGATGCCGATGGTGGAATTACACTAACACAAGCTTGCCAGGTTGCCGGTTTAGGCGGAACTCCTTATCGTGACGGATCATATGAATATTATGTAAACGAAAAGAAAAAAGACAATGATCCTAAAGCTACCGGACCTTTTATTCTGGCTGCTTTAGAGTTGAATAGATAA